The following proteins are co-located in the Siansivirga zeaxanthinifaciens CC-SAMT-1 genome:
- the trxA gene encoding thioredoxin, whose protein sequence is MALEITDATFEETVLKSDKPVLVDFWAAWCGPCRMVGPIIEEISGEYEGKAVVGKVDVDANQEFAAKYGVRNIPTVLVFQNGEVVGRQVGVAPKTAYTEAIDSLL, encoded by the coding sequence ATGGCATTAGAAATAACAGATGCAACGTTTGAGGAAACAGTCTTAAAAAGTGATAAACCTGTTTTAGTAGACTTTTGGGCTGCTTGGTGTGGACCATGTAGAATGGTAGGTCCAATTATTGAAGAAATAAGTGGCGAATACGAAGGTAAAGCTGTTGTTGGTAAAGTAGATGTTGATGCTAATCAGGAATTTGCAGCTAAATACGGTGTTAGAAACATACCTACAGTTTTAGTGTTTCAAAACGGCGAAGTTGTTGGAAGACAGGTAGGTGTAGCGCCAAAAACAGCTTATACAGAAGCGATCGATTCGTTATTGTAA
- a CDS encoding M1 family metallopeptidase translates to MKVLVFIFCLFLMTSCLKEKQEPSLLGPGISLDLANYRKTQVSDVVYDLSFHIPMEITKPIKSNLNLSLKINDLAHPLYLDFNVDTTHVKEVRANGVVIPVKHEQEHVIIDTEYLKIGANTITVLFHAGELSLNRNDDYLYTLLVPDRASTLFPCFDQPNIKAHYILDITAPKSWKVLCGSKVDFEEDKDESIRHKFVKSDLMSTYLFSFVAGVFNETHQELNNLKMHFLYRENDKEKIEASTYEIFKLHRESVAFLEDYTQYKFPFQKLDFAAIPGYQYGGMEHVGAIQYRESSLFLDENATQDEKLNRCQLIAHETSHMWFGDLVTMNWFDDVWLKEVFANFLADKISNPAFPDVNHTLNFMNAHYPSAYSEDRTQGATAIKQPLSNLKNAGTLYGNIIYHKAPIMMRQLETLLGEEPFRNGMRNYIKKFANSNADWNDLVSLLDAETEYDLKQWSDVWVHKSGRPIITDSIAYNNNTIESFTLKQQAEDGSTNIWPQTFSLGLVYDDSVKVVSVSLNTASKTLEHLKGLPKPKTVIYNYDAMGYGVFPIKASEISFIPAINDDVARGYSYINLYENVLTETINPEAALKVLIEGISKENEELILNNILGSTSSIFWHFISSEKRDAFGKVLEEILLKRIQSAEVSASMKKTLFGLFKTVAYSNHGKDKLYQIWNKDFTIKNLNLNEDDYTSLACTLALYNYPDSDAILNTALQAVSNPDRKKRLEFLLPSLSQDPAVRDAFMASLAKPENREKESWVGSALYFINHPLRQQYSQKYLKSSLELVEEVQLTGDIFFPKAWLNATIGSYSSDYALEVLEQFLLENPDFPSVLKNKLLQSADNLYRAKQIRTTWP, encoded by the coding sequence ATGAAAGTATTAGTTTTTATTTTTTGTTTGTTCTTAATGACTTCCTGTTTAAAGGAAAAACAAGAACCATCTTTGTTGGGTCCTGGCATTTCTCTGGATTTAGCTAATTATAGAAAAACTCAGGTCTCGGATGTGGTTTATGATTTGTCATTCCATATTCCTATGGAAATAACAAAACCTATTAAATCGAATTTAAACCTAAGTTTAAAAATAAATGATTTAGCGCACCCTTTGTATTTAGATTTTAATGTAGATACAACGCATGTAAAAGAGGTAAGGGCTAACGGTGTTGTCATTCCTGTTAAACATGAACAGGAGCATGTTATAATTGATACAGAGTATTTAAAAATAGGGGCTAATACCATTACTGTTTTGTTTCATGCGGGTGAGTTGTCTTTAAATAGAAATGACGATTATTTATACACCCTTTTAGTGCCCGATAGGGCAAGTACCTTGTTTCCGTGTTTCGACCAGCCAAACATAAAAGCACACTACATTTTAGATATTACGGCGCCAAAATCATGGAAGGTTTTATGCGGTTCTAAAGTAGACTTTGAAGAAGATAAAGACGAAAGCATCAGGCATAAGTTTGTAAAGTCTGATCTCATGAGTACTTATTTGTTTTCGTTTGTAGCCGGTGTGTTTAATGAAACCCATCAAGAATTAAATAATCTTAAAATGCATTTTCTTTATCGAGAAAATGATAAAGAAAAAATAGAAGCCAGTACCTATGAAATTTTTAAACTTCACAGGGAGTCTGTGGCGTTTTTAGAAGATTATACACAATATAAATTTCCGTTTCAAAAATTAGATTTTGCAGCGATACCAGGTTATCAATATGGGGGTATGGAGCATGTGGGAGCTATACAATACAGAGAGTCTTCGTTGTTTTTAGATGAAAACGCCACGCAAGACGAGAAGTTAAATCGGTGTCAATTAATTGCTCACGAAACATCGCATATGTGGTTTGGCGATTTAGTAACCATGAATTGGTTTGACGATGTTTGGTTAAAAGAAGTCTTCGCAAATTTTTTAGCCGATAAAATTTCGAATCCGGCGTTTCCAGATGTTAATCATACTTTAAACTTTATGAATGCGCATTACCCAAGCGCTTACAGTGAAGACAGAACCCAAGGCGCTACGGCTATTAAACAGCCGCTTAGCAATTTAAAAAATGCTGGAACACTTTACGGCAATATTATATATCATAAAGCGCCTATAATGATGCGACAATTAGAAACCTTACTAGGTGAGGAGCCGTTTAGAAATGGCATGCGAAATTATATTAAAAAGTTTGCAAATTCTAATGCCGACTGGAATGATTTGGTTTCTCTTTTAGATGCCGAAACAGAGTACGATTTAAAGCAATGGAGCGATGTTTGGGTGCATAAGTCTGGACGCCCTATTATAACCGATTCTATTGCATATAACAACAATACTATTGAAAGTTTTACCTTAAAACAACAGGCCGAAGATGGCAGTACAAACATTTGGCCACAAACATTTAGTCTCGGACTTGTTTACGATGATAGTGTAAAAGTGGTGTCTGTGAGTTTAAATACAGCTTCAAAAACATTAGAACACTTAAAAGGCTTACCAAAGCCCAAAACCGTTATTTATAATTATGATGCCATGGGTTATGGTGTTTTTCCAATTAAAGCTTCAGAAATAAGTTTTATACCTGCAATAAATGATGATGTTGCTAGAGGCTACAGTTATATTAATTTATATGAAAATGTTTTAACAGAGACCATCAACCCAGAGGCGGCTTTAAAAGTTTTAATTGAAGGCATTTCTAAAGAAAATGAAGAGCTTATTTTAAATAATATCTTAGGAAGCACATCGTCCATATTTTGGCATTTTATTTCATCAGAAAAACGTGATGCATTTGGAAAAGTATTAGAAGAAATTTTATTAAAACGCATCCAATCTGCTGAGGTTTCGGCAAGTATGAAAAAAACATTGTTTGGTTTATTTAAAACGGTAGCTTATTCAAACCATGGTAAAGACAAGTTGTATCAAATTTGGAATAAAGATTTTACCATTAAAAATCTAAATTTAAATGAAGATGATTATACGAGTTTAGCATGTACTTTGGCATTGTATAATTATCCAGATTCGGATGCGATTTTAAACACCGCTTTACAAGCTGTTTCAAATCCCGATAGAAAAAAGCGTTTAGAATTTTTACTACCATCGTTGTCTCAAGACCCGGCGGTTCGCGATGCTTTTATGGCCTCTTTAGCCAAGCCAGAAAATCGAGAAAAAGAAAGTTGGGTAGGTTCTGCATTGTATTTTATAAACCATCCGTTACGACAACAATATTCTCAAAAGTATTTAAAAAGCAGTTTAGAATTGGTTGAAGAAGTGCAGTTAACCGGCGATATATTTTTTCCAAAAGCCTGGTTAAATGCAACCATAGGAAGTTATTCGTCGGATTATGCTTTAGAGGTTTTAGAGCAATTTTTATTAGAAAACCCCGATTTCCCCAGCGTTCTTAAAAATAAATTATTACAATCTGCCGATAATTTGTATCGTGCTAAACAAATTAGAACGACATGGCCATAG
- a CDS encoding ClpP family protease, giving the protein MSSKIKVQDAIDNKLIEQRKVFLWGQVDDQSAKHVIDRLMYLDALETKDIQLYINSPGGYVTSGFAIYDFIKSLNSEVSTICTGFAASMGSIILSAGAKGKRFIQPHARVMIHQPSGGARGQASDIEITAKEIILTKELSAKILADNCGQTFDKVMKDFNRDHWMGADESVAYGIVDAVI; this is encoded by the coding sequence ATGAGTAGTAAAATAAAAGTTCAAGATGCTATTGATAATAAATTAATAGAGCAACGTAAAGTGTTTTTATGGGGGCAAGTAGATGACCAATCGGCAAAGCATGTTATAGATAGATTAATGTATCTGGATGCTTTAGAAACTAAAGATATTCAGTTGTATATTAACAGTCCTGGAGGTTATGTAACCTCTGGTTTTGCTATTTACGATTTTATAAAATCATTAAACAGTGAGGTTTCAACTATTTGTACTGGTTTTGCAGCATCTATGGGCTCTATAATTTTATCGGCAGGTGCTAAAGGAAAACGTTTTATACAACCGCATGCTCGAGTAATGATTCATCAGCCAAGTGGAGGCGCTCGCGGTCAGGCTAGTGATATTGAAATTACGGCGAAAGAAATTATTCTTACCAAAGAATTGAGTGCTAAGATTTTAGCAGATAATTGCGGACAGACTTTTGATAAGGTTATGAAAGATTTTAATCGCGACCATTGGATGGGCGCAGACGAATCGGTAGCTTACGGTATTGTTGATGCTGTTATTTAA